One genomic region from Patescibacteria group bacterium encodes:
- a CDS encoding 2'-5' RNA ligase family protein — protein MPQLAIDIVLLPPEEVMDKAIAINNQLSGDAIRLNKLDCLPHISLCMGVVREEDLEKVKQIINQIGQNYKPLPLTINKIDGKHVCFEIVNTKELQSLHEAIMTKLEPYLSYNSTVDCFLGEEINERTLCWVNNYKEKSSFSNFYPHITLGKYEIEGKDESIYFTASKLAVCHLGNYCTCRKILHSVDLF, from the coding sequence GTTCTTCTACCGCCCGAGGAAGTAATGGATAAAGCCATTGCTATAAATAACCAGTTATCAGGTGATGCTATTAGGCTTAATAAGCTGGATTGCCTACCGCATATTTCTCTGTGCATGGGTGTGGTAAGGGAAGAAGATTTAGAAAAGGTTAAGCAAATAATCAATCAAATAGGGCAGAACTATAAGCCATTACCGTTAACTATAAATAAAATAGACGGCAAACATGTTTGCTTTGAAATAGTGAATACCAAAGAACTACAAAGTTTACATGAAGCTATAATGACTAAGCTGGAACCTTATTTATCATACAATTCTACAGTTGATTGTTTTTTAGGGGAAGAAATTAATGAGAGGACTCTGTGTTGGGTAAATAATTATAAAGAGAAAAGCAGTTTTAGTAATTTTTATCCTCATATTACTTTGGGAAAATATGAAATAGAGGGTAAGGATGAGAGTATTTATTTTACAGCTTCTAAGTTAGCTGTTTGTCATTTGGGGAATTATTGCACTTGCCGTAAAATACTACATAGTGTGGATTTGTTTTAA